GGATCGCGCTAAGGTAGCGCTAATCAGGCAGAACCGTCCTGCTATAAGATCTATATACGGATTACCATCTTTTTAGTCTCACTGTGTGCCTGCAGTTCAAATTTCCAGATGGACGATCAGGAGCGGCCCAATTTTATTATCATCTTTGCGGATGACATGGGATACGGAGATGTGGGTGTATATGGGCATCCGACTATTCGGACTCCCCATCTGGATCGCATGGCTGCAGAGGGACTTCGTTTTTCTCAGTTTTATACGGGCGCATCCGTATGTACGCCGAGCCGAGCTGCGCTTTTGACCGGGCGATTACCTGTCCGAAATGGGCTAGCAGATGATCGGATCCGGGTTCTCTTTCCTCCAAGCAAGGGAGGAATGCCCGCATCAGAGATTACAATTCCAGAAGCATTGCAATCCGTAGGTTATGTAAGTGCAGCAATCGGGAAATGGCATCTGGGGCACGTACCGGGTCACTTCCCCACGGAGCATGGGTTTGACGAGTATTTTGGGATCCCTTACTCAAATGACATGACCCCTTCAGCGAGTGACTGGGGACGTGCGCAGACGTATCCCCCGCTGCCTCTTATGCGGGGTACGGAGGTGATTGAGACGGAGCCTGATCAGCGCCTTCTGACGCGCCGGTATACAGAGGAGTCTATTTCCTTTATCCAAAAAAACAGGGATAATCCATTTTTTCTCTACCTGCCACACACTATGCCTCATATTCCGCTCTTTGCATCGGATGAATTTGAGGGAACGAGTACACGCGGGCTTTACGGAGATGTGATCGAAGAGATCGATTGGAGCGTTGGACAAATACTGGATGTTTTGCGGGAGACTGGCCTGGATCGCAAGACCCTAGTCATTTTCACAAGTGATAACGGGCCATGGTTGACAGTAGGATTTGCAGGTGGGACTGCCGGACTTCTGCGTAATGGGAAAGGAACTACCTGGGAAGGGGGAATGCGTGTGCCGACGATCGCTTGGTGGCCAGAAACGATTCCCGCTGGTCACACGACCCAGGCACTGGGTGTCACCATGGATCTAATGCCGACCATGCTGGAGCTCGCCGGTGCATCACTCCCAGATGATCGCATCTATGATGGAGTGGACCTGATGCCAGTCCTTCTAGATCCTGCCGCTCAGGTTCGGGAAGCGGTCTATTATTATCGTGGGACACAGCTTTGGGCGGCACGTAAGGGGCCCTGGAAAATGCATTACATCACGCAAAGCGCATATGTGGGAGATCAGCCAGTGGTGCATGAATCGCCGCTTCTCTATCATTTAGACCGGGATCCAGGGGAGCGGTTCAATCTTGCTGAACAAGAGCCGGAGATGATCCTTGAAATACAGGAAATGGTGGAGGAGCATCTGGCTGAAGTCGTCCGAGCACCCACTCAATTGGCGATTCCAGAATGGAACGATTGACATGCATTCTTTTTGTTTGTGTGGCTTTTAGCGCCTGCAGC
This window of the Rhodothermaceae bacterium genome carries:
- a CDS encoding sulfatase, translating into MDDQERPNFIIIFADDMGYGDVGVYGHPTIRTPHLDRMAAEGLRFSQFYTGASVCTPSRAALLTGRLPVRNGLADDRIRVLFPPSKGGMPASEITIPEALQSVGYVSAAIGKWHLGHVPGHFPTEHGFDEYFGIPYSNDMTPSASDWGRAQTYPPLPLMRGTEVIETEPDQRLLTRRYTEESISFIQKNRDNPFFLYLPHTMPHIPLFASDEFEGTSTRGLYGDVIEEIDWSVGQILDVLRETGLDRKTLVIFTSDNGPWLTVGFAGGTAGLLRNGKGTTWEGGMRVPTIAWWPETIPAGHTTQALGVTMDLMPTMLELAGASLPDDRIYDGVDLMPVLLDPAAQVREAVYYYRGTQLWAARKGPWKMHYITQSAYVGDQPVVHESPLLYHLDRDPGERFNLAEQEPEMILEIQEMVEEHLAEVVRAPTQLAIPEWND